One Brassica napus cultivar Da-Ae chromosome A5, Da-Ae, whole genome shotgun sequence DNA window includes the following coding sequences:
- the LOC106453867 gene encoding uncharacterized protein LOC106453867: protein MLPDYLQRLVLANPGTLAKIHTIYDPGVGHRFKYMFLALGASIDGFKHMRNVIIIDGAHLKGKYAGCLLTASAQDGNYQVFSIAVGIVDGENDNAWEWFLKMLLQFIPNEDNVVFISDRHSSIYNAISKVYPAAKHCAYIGLEHWVRSHFSRNRYNLMTSNVAGTWDSVLQNARKYPIMHLVEYIRSKMMKWFAQRRDVTQYPNGKLTPRVKGIIEENFEMSGGMLVCRISASEFDVKDKDAISYHVNLHTKSCSCFSFQTFLIPCAHAIAAAIKEKKSIESLVSEFYTIDTLAAAYARNILPISSDVNASCQATDDENFKEETCV from the exons ATGCTTCCTGATTATCTCCAGCGCCTAGTACTTGCAAATCCAGGGACTTTAGCCAAAATCCATACAATTTACGATCCTGGAGTTGGTCATAGGTTCAAGTACATGTTTCTTGCTCTTGGTGCAAGTATCGATGGATTCAAGCATATGCGTAATGTAATTATCATTGATGGAGCTCATTTGAAAGGGAAATATGCTGGTTGCCTACTCACCGCTTCAGCTCAGGATGGTAATTACCAGGTTTTCTCTATTGCGGTGGGAATTGTTGACGGAGAAAATGACAATGCGTGGGAGTGGTTTCTAAAAATGCTATTGCAATTCATTCCAAACGAAGATAATGTTGTATTCATATCGGACAGACACTCTTCCATTTACAATGCAATATCGAAg GTGTATCCAGCAGCAAAGCATTGTGCAT ATATTGGTTTAGAGCACTGGGTCCGGTCACATTTCTCTAGAAATCGCTACAACCTCATGACAAGCAATGTAGCAGGGACATGGGATTCTGTTCTTCAAAATGCAAGAAAGTATCCGATCATGCATTTAGTCGAGTACATCCGATCAAAAATGATGAAATGGTTTGCACAAAGACGTGATGTAACACAATATCCTAATGGTAAGTTAACTCCACGTGTGAAAGGGATTATTGAAGAAAACTTTGAGATGAGCGGAGGGATGCTTGTTTGCCGGATTAGCGCTAGTGAGTTCGATGTGAAAGACAAAGACGCTATATCATACCACGTTAACCTACACACAAAATCTTGCAGCTGTTTCTCATTCCAGACGTTCCTCATACCTTGCGCCCATGCCATTGCTGCTGcgatcaaagaaaaaaaaagtattgaaTCTCTTGTCTCTGAGTTTTACACTATTGACACTCTAGCTGCTGCATATGCCAGAAATATACTACCTATTAGCAGCGATGTCAATGCAAGTTGCCAAGCTACCGATG ATGAAAACTTCAAGGAAGAGACATGTGTGTAG